A window from Engraulis encrasicolus isolate BLACKSEA-1 chromosome 11, IST_EnEncr_1.0, whole genome shotgun sequence encodes these proteins:
- the LOC134458027 gene encoding leukemia inhibitory factor receptor-like isoform X2 has product MIACVLMTTCMIQAIQGVLDAPQLDIARGLLEKDTHRHGTERTIEVLWTDASSIIGTLEEVTYDIEVFYTGQEYAVHSDSVERRPSLTLNGTHSWMWTSPLPLQCLSHSVRIRARHRADISDWTQPKEVEGSGSDGHDVYPKDDVVLAGSRKKFCCIIPKGAQLKEVEYRRSPVQSYTRVEQTYIVEVTLVPSSRYGDAVSCVIEGDQYDTHVFVGYSPEVHNFTCETRNLNVLQCSWIQGDDNLVGPSRKTNYTLNGRSCENSVQCSVKISAHQEDVMLLLTAENKINRTHLNYTTKPRYRVYLESPRGLNVLDLTSRSARLDWAWPAGDLQALPMRCQILCRGEVACEDTEETGEGLHNVEIRDLHPYTNYSVKVRCASAEHFWKWGDWSKAVSFVTKEDRPQPVDVWATVDTNKSVFVMWKELSVKDSHGKILDYELSWDGSSKTAERTQQCVIISSGEEKRRVSVIARNSAGSSPPSTIITLPSPSPLADVKEVHALSGSNGSLELSWRPEAAASCGYVLDWIPVNSQDTCDLMWKKIPAGHNSTTIKSAPNEAPGSVLAKQDGLDVVLSWNEIPVENRRGFIQEYLIKYYPSSHQNIGPPKTRFTAVRQGRMQEKFEGLLADTYEFSISAKTSAGEGPASKTKITVTSQTHQMIVKSIVSLGFAILLVIIFAFLLYRKRTWLKERFYPPIPAPRLDCSTSHGIYNCELLQIAAENVEHTRPCKLEPAAGDEMFLSSFPVTEVDDGAAAFDNTVYLLANAPGNEQDSCWGQPAALSDKATYQNIPAPNSCVQPPNTRCTTTAQCYSPQSPPVHTEVLPCSDSYQTLQDACQEKQPGGPQYRCDCEDHVFSAVVHSPISVSSSQPLIGDVFDFMGNTLSDLGACSDSYQALHELVQEHTNNEQ; this is encoded by the exons ATGATTGCTTGTGTTCTGATGACCACATGTATGATACAAGCGATTCAAGGAGTGCTGGATG CACCACAGCTGGATATTGCACGTGGTCTTTTGGAGAAGGATACTCACCGGCATGGAACAGAGAGGACCATCGAAGTGCTTTGGACAGATGCCTCTTCAATAATAGGCACGCTAGAAGAAGTCACGTATGACATCGAGGTCTTCTACACTGGACAGGAATATGCTGTGCACAGT gaCTCTGTTGAGAGAAGGCCCAGTCTGACTTTAAATGGGACTCACAGCTGGATGTGGACCTCCCCCCTGCCCCTGCAGTGTCTCTCACACTCAGTACGGATTCGGGCCAGACACCGCGCCGACATCAGTGACTGGACACAGCCCAAAGAGGTGGAAG GTTCTGGTTCAGATGGTCACGATGTTTACCCAAAAGATGACGTCGTTTTAGCTGGCAGTCGAAAAAAATTCTGCTGCATTATTCCAAAAGGAGCCCAGCTAAAAGAGGTCGAATACAGACGCAGTCCAGTGCAGAGCTATACCCGTGTGGAGCAGACCTATATAGTTGAAGTGACCCTTGTGCCCTCCAGCCGTTATGGCGATGCCGTATCCTGTGTCATAGAAGGGGATCAATACGACACTCATGTGTTCGTCGGCT ATTCTCCTGAAGTTCACAACTTTACATGTGAGACAAGAAATCTCAATGTTTTACAATGTTCCTggattcagggtgatgataaccTAGTTGGACCTAGTCGGAAGACCAATTATACTCTTAATGGAAG GTCATGTGAAAACTCAGTTCAGTGTTCAGTGAAAATATCTGCACATCAGGAGGATGTGATGTTGCTACTTACTGCTGAAAATAAAATCAATAGAACGCATCTCAATTATACAACTAAACCCAGATACAGAG TGTATTTAGAGAGCCCCCGTGGTCTGAACGTCTTGGATTTAACCTCAAGAAGTGCTCGTCTTGACTGGGCTTGGCCTGCTGGTGACCTTCAGGCATTACCAATGCGATGTCAAATACTCTGCAGAGGCGAAGTCGCT TGTgaagacactgaggagacaggaGAAGGCTTGCACAATGTGGAGATTCGGGACCTCCACCCATACACTAACTATTCCGTGAAGGTGCGCTGTGCTTCAGCCGAGCACTTCTGGAAGTGGGGGGATTGGAGCAAGGCGGTCTCATTCGTGACCAAAGAGGACA GACCACAGCCCGTGGATGTGTGGGCGACCGTTGACACCAACAAAAGCGTCTTTGTGATGTGGAAG GAGCTAAGTGTCAAGGACAGTCATGGGAAAATATTAGATTATGAGCTGTCATGGGATGGCTCGTCAAAGACCGCAGAGCGGACACAGCAGTGCGTCATCATAAGCAGCggcgaagaaaagagaagagtgagCGTCATCGCACGGAACTCTGCAGGCTCCTCACCGCCATCTACCATCATCACCCTCCCATCGCCATCGCCATTAGCAG ATGTGAAAGAAGTGCACGCTCTCAGTGGCAGCAATGGGAGTCTGGAGCTGTCCTGGAGGCCAGAGGCTGCTGCCAGCTGTGGATACGTACTGGACTGGATACCTGTAAACAGCCAGGACACATGTGACCTCATGTGGAAGAAGATACCAGCTGGACACAACAGCACAACCATCAAGTCAG CCCCAAACGAGGCCCCTGGCAGCGTCCTGGCAAAGCAGGATGGTCTGGATGTTGTGCTCAGCTGGAACGAGATCCCGGTGGAGAACCGGAGAGGCTTCATTCAGGAATATCTCATCAAGTATTACCCCAGCTCCCACCAAAACATCGGACCACCTAAGACAC GGTTTACTGCTGTGCGTCAGGGGAGAATGCAGGAGAAATTTGAAGGTCTTCTGGCTGACACCTATGAGTTTTCGATAAGTGCAAAAACATCTGCAGGCGAAGGTCCAGCAAGCAAAACGAAGATCACTGTCACCTCACAGA ctCACCAGATGATTGTGAAGAGTATTGTCTCCCTGGGCTTTGCCATCCTACTCGTTATTATATTTGCTTTTCTCCTGTACCGAAAGAGGACATG GTTAAAAGAAAGATTTTACCCACCTATCCCAGCTCCTCGACTTGACTGCTCCACGTCCCAT gggaTCTACAACTGTGAATTACTTCAGATTGCTGCTGAGAATGTGGAACATACAAGACCTTGCAAATTAGAACCAGCTGCTGGAGATGAGATGTTTCTCTCATCTTTCCCCGTCACGGAGGTTGACGACGGTGCAGCTGCATTTGACAACACGGTGTATTTACTTGCTAATGCCCCTGGCAATGAGCAGGACAGCTGCTGGGGTCAACCTGCAGCGTTGTCAGACAAGGCAACCTACCAAAATATTCCTGCGCCAAACTCCTGTGTCCAACCGCCAAACACAAGATGTACGACGACGGCACAGTGCTACAGCCCCCAGTCTCCCCCAGTACACACTGAAGTCTTACCATGCTCAGATTCTTACCAAACACTGCAAGATGCCTGCCAGGAAAAACAACCGGGGGGGCCGCAATACAGGTGTGACTGTGAAGACCATGTGTTTTCAGCTGTGGTGCACAGTCCTATCTCGGTCAGTTCATCACAGCCCTTGATTGGGGACGTGTTTGATTTCATGGGCAACACACTCTCTGACCTGGGAGCATGCTCCGATTCTTACCAGGCCCTACATGAACTGGTGCAAGAACATACAAACAATgaacaataa
- the LOC134458027 gene encoding leukemia inhibitory factor receptor-like isoform X1, with protein sequence MIACVLMTTCMIQAIQGVLDAPQLDIARGLLEKDTHRHGTERTIEVLWTDASSIIGTLEEVTYDIEVFYTGQEYAVHSDSVERRPSLTLNGTHSWMWTSPLPLQCLSHSVRIRARHRADISDWTQPKEVEGSGSDGHDVYPKDDVVLAGSRKKFCCIIPKGAQLKEVEYRRSPVQSYTRVEQTYIVEVTLVPSSRYGDAVSCVIEGDQYDTHVFVGYSPEVHNFTCETRNLNVLQCSWIQGDDNLVGPSRKTNYTLNGRSCENSVQCSVKISAHQEDVMLLLTAENKINRTHLNYTTKPRYRVYLESPRGLNVLDLTSRSARLDWAWPAGDLQALPMRCQILCRGEVACEDTEETGEGLHNVEIRDLHPYTNYSVKVRCASAEHFWKWGDWSKAVSFVTKEDRPQPVDVWATVDTNKSVFVMWKELSVKDSHGKILDYELSWDGSSKTAERTQQCVIISSGEEKRRVSVIARNSAGSSPPSTIITLPSPSPLADVKEVHALSGSNGSLELSWRPEAAASCGYVLDWIPVNSQDTCDLMWKKIPAGHNSTTIKSGFKDGVRYTLSLYACTSDAPKLLETWEGYGREEAPNEAPGSVLAKQDGLDVVLSWNEIPVENRRGFIQEYLIKYYPSSHQNIGPPKTRFTAVRQGRMQEKFEGLLADTYEFSISAKTSAGEGPASKTKITVTSQTHQMIVKSIVSLGFAILLVIIFAFLLYRKRTWLKERFYPPIPAPRLDCSTSHGIYNCELLQIAAENVEHTRPCKLEPAAGDEMFLSSFPVTEVDDGAAAFDNTVYLLANAPGNEQDSCWGQPAALSDKATYQNIPAPNSCVQPPNTRCTTTAQCYSPQSPPVHTEVLPCSDSYQTLQDACQEKQPGGPQYRCDCEDHVFSAVVHSPISVSSSQPLIGDVFDFMGNTLSDLGACSDSYQALHELVQEHTNNEQ encoded by the exons ATGATTGCTTGTGTTCTGATGACCACATGTATGATACAAGCGATTCAAGGAGTGCTGGATG CACCACAGCTGGATATTGCACGTGGTCTTTTGGAGAAGGATACTCACCGGCATGGAACAGAGAGGACCATCGAAGTGCTTTGGACAGATGCCTCTTCAATAATAGGCACGCTAGAAGAAGTCACGTATGACATCGAGGTCTTCTACACTGGACAGGAATATGCTGTGCACAGT gaCTCTGTTGAGAGAAGGCCCAGTCTGACTTTAAATGGGACTCACAGCTGGATGTGGACCTCCCCCCTGCCCCTGCAGTGTCTCTCACACTCAGTACGGATTCGGGCCAGACACCGCGCCGACATCAGTGACTGGACACAGCCCAAAGAGGTGGAAG GTTCTGGTTCAGATGGTCACGATGTTTACCCAAAAGATGACGTCGTTTTAGCTGGCAGTCGAAAAAAATTCTGCTGCATTATTCCAAAAGGAGCCCAGCTAAAAGAGGTCGAATACAGACGCAGTCCAGTGCAGAGCTATACCCGTGTGGAGCAGACCTATATAGTTGAAGTGACCCTTGTGCCCTCCAGCCGTTATGGCGATGCCGTATCCTGTGTCATAGAAGGGGATCAATACGACACTCATGTGTTCGTCGGCT ATTCTCCTGAAGTTCACAACTTTACATGTGAGACAAGAAATCTCAATGTTTTACAATGTTCCTggattcagggtgatgataaccTAGTTGGACCTAGTCGGAAGACCAATTATACTCTTAATGGAAG GTCATGTGAAAACTCAGTTCAGTGTTCAGTGAAAATATCTGCACATCAGGAGGATGTGATGTTGCTACTTACTGCTGAAAATAAAATCAATAGAACGCATCTCAATTATACAACTAAACCCAGATACAGAG TGTATTTAGAGAGCCCCCGTGGTCTGAACGTCTTGGATTTAACCTCAAGAAGTGCTCGTCTTGACTGGGCTTGGCCTGCTGGTGACCTTCAGGCATTACCAATGCGATGTCAAATACTCTGCAGAGGCGAAGTCGCT TGTgaagacactgaggagacaggaGAAGGCTTGCACAATGTGGAGATTCGGGACCTCCACCCATACACTAACTATTCCGTGAAGGTGCGCTGTGCTTCAGCCGAGCACTTCTGGAAGTGGGGGGATTGGAGCAAGGCGGTCTCATTCGTGACCAAAGAGGACA GACCACAGCCCGTGGATGTGTGGGCGACCGTTGACACCAACAAAAGCGTCTTTGTGATGTGGAAG GAGCTAAGTGTCAAGGACAGTCATGGGAAAATATTAGATTATGAGCTGTCATGGGATGGCTCGTCAAAGACCGCAGAGCGGACACAGCAGTGCGTCATCATAAGCAGCggcgaagaaaagagaagagtgagCGTCATCGCACGGAACTCTGCAGGCTCCTCACCGCCATCTACCATCATCACCCTCCCATCGCCATCGCCATTAGCAG ATGTGAAAGAAGTGCACGCTCTCAGTGGCAGCAATGGGAGTCTGGAGCTGTCCTGGAGGCCAGAGGCTGCTGCCAGCTGTGGATACGTACTGGACTGGATACCTGTAAACAGCCAGGACACATGTGACCTCATGTGGAAGAAGATACCAGCTGGACACAACAGCACAACCATCAAGTCAG GGTTCAAGGATGGAGTGCGATACACACTTTCTCTATACGCCTGTACATCAGATGCCCCAAAGCTGCTGGAGACATGGGAGGGCTATGGTCGAGAGGAAG CCCCAAACGAGGCCCCTGGCAGCGTCCTGGCAAAGCAGGATGGTCTGGATGTTGTGCTCAGCTGGAACGAGATCCCGGTGGAGAACCGGAGAGGCTTCATTCAGGAATATCTCATCAAGTATTACCCCAGCTCCCACCAAAACATCGGACCACCTAAGACAC GGTTTACTGCTGTGCGTCAGGGGAGAATGCAGGAGAAATTTGAAGGTCTTCTGGCTGACACCTATGAGTTTTCGATAAGTGCAAAAACATCTGCAGGCGAAGGTCCAGCAAGCAAAACGAAGATCACTGTCACCTCACAGA ctCACCAGATGATTGTGAAGAGTATTGTCTCCCTGGGCTTTGCCATCCTACTCGTTATTATATTTGCTTTTCTCCTGTACCGAAAGAGGACATG GTTAAAAGAAAGATTTTACCCACCTATCCCAGCTCCTCGACTTGACTGCTCCACGTCCCAT gggaTCTACAACTGTGAATTACTTCAGATTGCTGCTGAGAATGTGGAACATACAAGACCTTGCAAATTAGAACCAGCTGCTGGAGATGAGATGTTTCTCTCATCTTTCCCCGTCACGGAGGTTGACGACGGTGCAGCTGCATTTGACAACACGGTGTATTTACTTGCTAATGCCCCTGGCAATGAGCAGGACAGCTGCTGGGGTCAACCTGCAGCGTTGTCAGACAAGGCAACCTACCAAAATATTCCTGCGCCAAACTCCTGTGTCCAACCGCCAAACACAAGATGTACGACGACGGCACAGTGCTACAGCCCCCAGTCTCCCCCAGTACACACTGAAGTCTTACCATGCTCAGATTCTTACCAAACACTGCAAGATGCCTGCCAGGAAAAACAACCGGGGGGGCCGCAATACAGGTGTGACTGTGAAGACCATGTGTTTTCAGCTGTGGTGCACAGTCCTATCTCGGTCAGTTCATCACAGCCCTTGATTGGGGACGTGTTTGATTTCATGGGCAACACACTCTCTGACCTGGGAGCATGCTCCGATTCTTACCAGGCCCTACATGAACTGGTGCAAGAACATACAAACAATgaacaataa